A DNA window from Brassica napus cultivar Da-Ae chromosome C1, Da-Ae, whole genome shotgun sequence contains the following coding sequences:
- the LOC106345852 gene encoding feruloyl CoA ortho-hydroxylase 1: MHVATGGVLSVSTATLLLRMTPWEDRTFKEKKKGGKKKHGESHKVSTTQFSDPAEVTEFVVNQGNGVKGLSETGIKALPDQYIQPFEERLINKFVNETDEAIPVIDMSNPDESKVAKAICDAAEKWGFFQVINHGVPLAVLDNVKAATHRFFNLPVEEKSKYTKEKSLSTNVRFGTSFSPRAEKALEWKDYLSLFFVSETEASQFWPDVCKNEALEYMNKSKTMVRKLLEYLGKNLNVKELDETKESLFMGSIRVNLNYYPICPNPDLTVGVGRHSDVSSLTILLQDQIGGLHVRSLASGNWVHVPPVPRSFVINIGDAMQILSNGRYKSVEHRVLANGSNNRISVPIFVNPKPESVIGPLPEVIANGEEPIYRDVVYSDYVRYFFKKAHDGKKTVDFAKI, translated from the exons ATGCATGTCGCTACTGGTGGAGTACTGTCAGTGTCTACAGCAACCTTGCTGCTACGTATGACCCCATGGGAAG ATAGAActtttaaagaaaagaaaaaaggcgGGAAGAAGAAGCATGGTGAGAGCCATAAAG TCTCTACAACCCAATTCTCGGACCCAGCCGAAGTAACCGAGTTCGTTGTCAACCAAGGAAACGGCGTAAAGGGTTTGTCAGAAACAGGAATAAAAGCTCTTCCAGATCAATACATTCAACCATTCGAAGAACGTCTCATCAACAAGTTCGTCAACGAGACAGACGAAGCCATTCCTGTCATCGACATGTCGAACCCCGACGAGAGCAAAGTGGCTAAAGCTATCTGTGACGCTGCTGAGAAATGGGGTTTCTTTCAAGTGATCAACCATGGAGTTCCTTTGGCAGTTCTTGACAACGTGAAGGCCGCTACTCACAGATTCTTCAATCTTCCTGTAGAAGAGAAGAGTAAATACACAAAGGAGAAGTCGCTCTCGACTAATGTTAGGTTCGGTACGAGTTTCAGTCCTCGTGCAGAGAAGGCTCTGGAGTGGAAAGATTATCTCAGTCTCTTCTTTGTCTCTGAAACTGAAGCATCACAATTTTGGCCTGATGTTTGCAA GAATGAAGCTCTAGAGTACATGAACAAGTCCAAGACAATGGTGAGGAAGCTTCTAGAGTATTTGGGGAAGAACCTCAATGTGAAAGAGCTAGACGAGACCAAAGAGTCACTCTTCATGGGTTCGATTCGAGTCAACCTCAACTACTATCCCATCTGTCCTAACCCTGACCTAACCGTTGGCGTTGGTCGCCACTCTGACGTCTCTTCCCTCACCATTCTCTTACAAGACCAGATCGGTGGTCTCCACGTGCGCTCTCTGGCGTCAGGGAACTGGGTTCACGTGCCACCGGTTCCCAGATCTTTCGTGATCAACATCGGAGACGCCATGCAGATCTTGAGCAATGGTCGTTACAAGAGCGTGGAGCATCGTGTCTTAGCTAACGGTAGCAACAACAGAATCTCGGTACCTATCTTTGTGAATCCAAAACCAGAGTCAGTGATTGGTCCTCTTCCTGAGGTGATAGCAAATGGAGAGGAACCGATCTATAGAGACGTCGTGTACTCTGATTATGTCAGGTACTTCTTCAAGAAGGCACATGATGGAAAGAAGACCGTTGATTTTGCCAAGATATGA
- the LOC106351018 gene encoding IQ domain-containing protein IQM2 has product MGVSFSCQFEQDDVEAALDSVTVKSISFGDDDECKTPKRSVNFSDGTLEPTILKSMGSGGKMVVEKSVSFKGMQLERMISLKRSLLKEKDNAGMIARELSVLDPRNPKHEAAIKLQKVYKSFRTRRKLADCAVLVEQSWWKLLDFAELKRSSISFFDIEKHETAISRWSRARTRAAKVGKGLSKNGKAQKLALQHWLEAIDPRHRYGHNLHFYYNKWLHCQSREPFFYWLDIGEGKEVNLVEKCPRSKLQQQCIKYLGPMERKAYEVVVEDGKFFYKNTGEMLHTSSLEDSDSKWIFVLSTSKVLYVGKKKKGTFQHSSFLAGGATVAAGRLVVEDGVLKAVWPHSGHYQPTEENFLDFLSFLRENDVDITDVKMSPTDEDEFSMYKQRSTHMRNHSLEEDLEAEKTVMADPREEETTPMMNNIETPKKMESLSIFGDETQSKVTEDYDSGDDEEEEEEEIFELEQESMPSEETSPKGEEETKESEEVVNIPEESILKRINSKKETKSFQLGKQLSCKWTTGAGPRIGCVRDYPSELQFQALEQVNLSPRCGSVSRLCFSSSSQTQTPQMSPLWKSLPGDITDS; this is encoded by the exons ATGGGTGTATCATTCTCCTGTCAGTTCGAGCAAGACGACGTGGAAGCCGCTCTAGACTCCGTCACGGTCAAGTCCATAAGCTTCGGCGATGACGACGAGTGCAAGACTCCAAAGAGATCTGTAAATTTCAGTGACGGGACTCTGGAGCCGACCATCTTGAAATCCATGGGATCTGGTGGTAAGATGGTCGTTGAGAAGTCCGTTAGCTTCAAAGGGATGCAGCTGGAGAGAATGATCTCGCTCAAGAGGTCGCTCTTGAAAGAAAAAGACAATGCTGGGATGATAGCTAGAGAGCTCTCGGTTCTTGATCCGAGGAACCCTAAACACGAAGCTGCTATTAAGTTACAGAAAGTTTACAAAAGCTTCCGTACCAGGCGAAAGCTGGCTGATTGTGCAGTACTTGTGGAACAAAGCtg GTGGAAGCTTTTGGATTTTGCTGAGTTGAAGAGAAGTTCTATATCTTTCTTTGATATTGAGAAGCACGAGACCGCGATTTCAAGGTGGTCTAGAGCTAGGACTAGAGCAGCTAAGGTTGGTAAAGGTTTGTCCAAGAATGGAAAGGCACAAAAGCTTGCTCTACAACATTGGCTCGAAGCG ATTGACCCGAGACATCGGTATGGACACAACTTGCACTTTTACTACAACAAGTGGCTTCATTGTCAGAGTAGAGAACCATTCTTCTACTG GCTTGATATTGGAGAGGGGAAAGAAGTAAACCTTGTGGAAAAATGTCCTAGATCCAAACTTCAGCAACAGTGCATCAAGTACCTTGGTCCG aTGGAAAGGAAAGCTTATGAGGTTGTTGTGGAAGACGGCAAGTTCTTCTACAAGAACACCGGAGAAATGCTTCATACTTCTTCATTGGAAGATAGTGATTCCAAATGGATATTTGTGCTCAGCACGTCGAAAGTGTTGTATGTTGGGAAGAAGAAAAAGGGTACGTTTCAACATTCAAGCTTCTTAGCTGGAGGAGCTACCGTTGCTGCAGGAAGATTAGTTGTTGAGGATGGTGTTCTCAAGGCTGTGTGGCCACATAGTGGACATTATCAACCTACCGAAGAGAACTTCTTGGACTTCTTGTCTTTCCTTAGAGAGAATGATGTTGATATCACTGATGTAAAG ATGAGTCCAACAGATGAAGATGAATTCTCCATGTACAAACAGAGAAGCACTCATATGAGAAACCATTCTCTGGAAGAGGATTTGGAGGCTGAGAAGACTGTGATGGCTGATCCAAGAGAGGAAGAAACAACTCCAATGATGAATAATATCGAAACACCGAAGAAGATGGAGTCTTTGAGTATATTTGGGGATGAAACACAATCCAAAGTAACTGAAGACTATGATTCAGGTGAtgatgaagaggaggaagaggaagagatttTTGAGTTAGAACAAGAATCAATGCCTTCAGAGGAAACCTCACCCAAAGGAGAAGAGGAAACCAAAGAGAGTGAAGAAGTAGTCAATATTCCAGAAGAATCAATCCTAAAAAGGATAAATTCAAAGAAGGAAACTAAATCTTTCCAACTTGGGAAACAACTATCATGCAAATGGACAACGGGTGCAGGACCAAGGATCGGTTGTGTAAGAGATTACCCATCAGAGCTTCAGTTTCAAGCACTGGAACAAGTTAACTTGTCTCCAAGATGTGGTTCTGTTTCAAGACTTTGTTTCTCCTCATCGTCTCAAACGCAAACGCCTCAGATGTCACCGTTATGGAAATCATTACCTGGGGATATCACAGATTCATAA